One part of the Anaerofustis stercorihominis DSM 17244 genome encodes these proteins:
- a CDS encoding helix-turn-helix transcriptional regulator, with protein MNLSEKLTMIRKKEGYSQEEAAEKLNVTRQTISNWETGQTSPSIEQSISIAKLYKISLDELTDNDIRNVIENKVSNTEKIAGYMMLYIKFIAAVLVVLVIIGISCAIFIK; from the coding sequence ATGAACTTAAGCGAGAAATTGACGATGATAAGAAAGAAAGAGGGATACTCTCAGGAAGAAGCCGCAGAAAAACTTAATGTGACCAGACAGACCATTTCAAACTGGGAAACGGGACAGACTTCACCAAGCATAGAACAGTCCATATCCATAGCAAAACTATATAAAATAAGTCTTGATGAACTTACCGATAACGATATAAGGAATGTCATCGAAAACAAAGTATCCAATACGGAAAAGATAGCCGGATATATGATGTTATATATAAAGTTTATTGCGGCGGTTTTGGTAGTGCTTGTGATTATCGGTATCTCATGTGCTATATTTATCAAATAA